The DNA sequence GAACTAAATGGGAGAACGGCACTTGGTGAGGGTGCTCTAAAAAATCAGGTTTTCGAAGTGAGGAATCTTTATGTTATTGATCCTAAGCTACTTCGCTCAGATAATCTTGAGCAAGTTATTAATCCATTTAGATTTAGAGAGGTTTACAGTATATTTCGAGAGCTCCAGGTTGATCCTAAGGCTGGTTCCTTTATGAATGCAAATCCCTTACCTGATAGAAAAGCCCTGGATGAAGTAGTCTTTCGAGCTCTTGGATTGACTGACCTGGAGATTAAAGAGCTATATGCTGGAATGCTTGAGCTGACAGCTAATAGACTCAGGAAAGCTAAGACATTCGTAAATTAGGAGGTGATGTAATTCTTATGGCAACTCACAACATTGTTACATACCCAGGAAAGCCCTATTATGCATGCAAGTACGAGGAGCAGACCAAGATCAAACATCAAGTCTTCGCTTCGTACTTCGACACATGGGTCAAAATCGTTGGTAAAGATAGCCCTCTAAACTTCATTGATTGTTTTGGTGGTTGTGGGCTATATGATGATAATGGTAACCTACAACCAGGTAGTCCTATCATCGCAGCCCAGATTATTGAGCAGAATGCTATCTCTCTCAAAAGAGATTGTTGTGTTACAATACTTGATATTGATAAGAATTGCACGGATAACATTCCTCAGGCCTTCAAACTATTTAATTGCAATTGCAGTTATGAGTTAATCAACGCCGATTTCGAAGCATACATCAATACCGAGCTTGCTATGTTAGAAGCTAAAGGAAAAACACTTAGTCCCACATTCTTTTTGATAGATCCATATGGGTATAAAATCAAGCTAGAAACAATAAAACGCCTTATGTCTGTAAAAAACAGCGAAGTTTATTTCAATTTTATGTTCAATGCCGTTAATAGAGGCATCAGTTCAGGTAAAGTTGACAATACAATGGATGAACTTTTCGGCTGCACTGAATGGAGGGATTGCCAACAGCTTCATGGAATTGAACGAGAAGCGTGCATTGTAGACTTGATAAGGAACCAATTCAAGCAGTTCTCGAGATACGTCCTCCCATACAGGATATGTTTTCCATCGATAGATCGGACTTACTTTTATATGATTCATTTGACTAACCATGTAAGAGGATGTGAGATTATGAAGGCATGTTTTGCCGAGTTGAATCATGGAAAGATAGAGTATATTGGTAAAAATCAGAATCAGAGCTTCATTTTCGATCTAATTGAAGATCCTGTCCAAGAGATCGAATCATATATTAGCACTAATTTCAAGAATTCCCGAGAGTCATTCGATGAGTTACTTGATAAAATGATAGATACAACACCATATCTTGGCAAAGACATATCTTCTGCAGTATTAAGTCTATACAACAGACAGTTGGCGAATATTAGGCGTGTTTCATCGAAGAGGCAAAGCAGTAAACCGACCAAAAAAGACATAATTGAGATTTACTAATAATGATAAGAAAAACCTTGCTTTACAAAACAGGTGTTGAGTACGGAGATTATACCATCAACCATGTCTTAGGATGCTCACATGGCTGCACTTATCCCTGTTATGCATTTATGATGGCTCGCAGATTTGGCAGGATAAAAGACTATCAAGATTGGCTGGAACCCAAGCTCGTTGAAAATGCTATTGATCTGTTAAGGAAAGAGATCCCAAAGAAGCAGAAAAGCATTAAGTCTGTGCATCTTTGCTTTACCACCGACCCATTTATGTATGGACATCCTGAAGTAACTGAATTGAGCCTTGAAATCATCAAGCTACTGGATCATTATGGTATAAAATGCACAGCACTTACTAAAGGAGTTCTCCCTCACGAGCTTTCTAAGTTTGATAGAAAGCATGAATGGGGCATTTCTTTAGTTTCTTTCGATGAAGACTTTAGAAAGCAGTATGAGCCATTTTCTATAGATTATCCCACGCGCTTGGCAAGCATGAAGAGCTTGCATGACTTGGATTGTAAAACATGGGTGAGCATAGAGCCATATCCTACGCCCAATATAGTTGAGCAAGACCTGAGATCACTACTTAG is a window from the Candidatus Cloacimonadota bacterium genome containing:
- the tcmP gene encoding three-Cys-motif partner protein TcmP; amino-acid sequence: MATHNIVTYPGKPYYACKYEEQTKIKHQVFASYFDTWVKIVGKDSPLNFIDCFGGCGLYDDNGNLQPGSPIIAAQIIEQNAISLKRDCCVTILDIDKNCTDNIPQAFKLFNCNCSYELINADFEAYINTELAMLEAKGKTLSPTFFLIDPYGYKIKLETIKRLMSVKNSEVYFNFMFNAVNRGISSGKVDNTMDELFGCTEWRDCQQLHGIEREACIVDLIRNQFKQFSRYVLPYRICFPSIDRTYFYMIHLTNHVRGCEIMKACFAELNHGKIEYIGKNQNQSFIFDLIEDPVQEIESYISTNFKNSRESFDELLDKMIDTTPYLGKDISSAVLSLYNRQLANIRRVSSKRQSSKPTKKDIIEIY
- a CDS encoding radical SAM protein, which codes for MIRKTLLYKTGVEYGDYTINHVLGCSHGCTYPCYAFMMARRFGRIKDYQDWLEPKLVENAIDLLRKEIPKKQKSIKSVHLCFTTDPFMYGHPEVTELSLEIIKLLDHYGIKCTALTKGVLPHELSKFDRKHEWGISLVSFDEDFRKQYEPFSIDYPTRLASMKSLHDLDCKTWVSIEPYPTPNIVEQDLRSLL